A single genomic interval of Rhodopseudomonas palustris harbors:
- a CDS encoding GNAT family N-acetyltransferase, with amino-acid sequence MDPALAWQVEQACLNAWPSLRSALIGDWLLRFGDGVSRRINSANPLHSGITTIAPQLDVFDRLYRAHRLPLIVRVPSLLAGATQIHRELDQRGFGCEGEACTLYRDLVPESFAATAPEVTITSRADAEWLAAIARLQAQSPSHASVYARVVDAIALPAGFLALHRDGVIVATAYGVVSGDLLVVESVVVDAALRGQGLGRRLMQALFAWGISNGAKDVCLQVVADNKAGRALYASLGFDHELYRYNYRRSAQN; translated from the coding sequence GTGGATCCGGCACTGGCGTGGCAGGTCGAACAGGCCTGCCTCAACGCCTGGCCGTCGCTGCGGAGCGCGCTGATCGGCGACTGGCTGCTGCGGTTCGGCGACGGCGTATCGCGCCGGATCAATTCGGCCAATCCGCTGCATTCGGGCATCACCACCATCGCGCCGCAGCTCGATGTTTTCGATCGGCTCTATCGCGCGCATCGGCTGCCGCTGATCGTCCGCGTGCCGTCGCTGCTCGCGGGCGCTACGCAGATCCATCGCGAGCTCGATCAGCGCGGCTTCGGCTGCGAGGGCGAGGCCTGCACGCTGTATCGCGACCTCGTGCCTGAGAGCTTCGCCGCAACGGCGCCGGAGGTTACCATCACCTCGCGTGCCGATGCCGAATGGCTGGCCGCGATTGCACGGCTGCAGGCGCAATCACCATCACACGCGTCCGTCTATGCCCGCGTCGTCGATGCGATCGCACTGCCGGCGGGCTTCCTCGCACTCCACCGCGACGGTGTGATCGTCGCCACCGCCTACGGCGTGGTGTCTGGCGATCTGCTGGTGGTGGAGTCCGTCGTGGTCGATGCAGCGCTCCGCGGCCAGGGCCTCGGCCGCCGCCTGATGCAGGCGCTGTTCGCCTGGGGCATCAGCAACGGCGCCAAGGACGTGTGCCTGCAAGTCGTCGCCGACAACAAAGCGGGCCGCGCGCTGTATGCGAGCCTGGGCTTCGACCACGAGCTGTACCGCTATAACTATCGACGGTCGGCGCAGAACTAA